The proteins below come from a single Streptomyces sp. M92 genomic window:
- a CDS encoding FAD-binding and (Fe-S)-binding domain-containing protein has product MTDLEAALRRAVGGEVGFDVTSRALTTMDASNYRRVPLGVVAPRDADDVAAVLEVCRAHGTPVVARGGGTSIAGQATGTGVVLDFTRHMNRLVTLDPEARTAVVQPGLVLDRLQEAAAPHGLRFGPDPSTHSRCTLGGMIGNNSCGSHSVAWGTTADSVRELSVLTARGRPARLGPGWAGAPQGLRELVDGDLARLRTGFPDLPRRISGYALDALLPENGADVARSFCGSEGTLGVLTEAVVRLVEAPRARALAVLGYADEAGAAEAAAGLLPLGPLTVEGMAVDLVPSTEGLPRGGAWLFVETGGDSEAQARAAAEAVVRAAGDAVDALVVTDPAGQRALWRVREDASGTATRMPDGAEAWPGWEDCAVPPARLGGYLRDFRALLTAHGLRGTPYGHFGDGCIHVRIDFDLLTDAGVARFRRFSEELADVVVAHGGSLSGEHGDGQARAELLPRMYGEETVALFERAKGVWDPDDLLNPGMLVRPAPLDTNLRFSVLPREPVDVEFGYPSDGGDFSAAVRRCVGVAKCRTTSVTGSAVMCPSFRATGDERHSTRGRARLLHEMLAGEVVTDGWRSQEVRDALDLCLSCKGCRSDCPVEVDMATYKAEFLHHHYAGRRRPAAHYAMGWLPVWLRWAARARVTPVVNALASVRPLAAAGKRLGGIARERDVPRLAGETFSRWWRRRGGPVAEGELVVLWPDTFTEHLSPSVGRAAVRVLEAAGLRVALPPTLSGRAVVGDGTSRSAVSLLTARRGRVCCGLTYVSTGQLDRARAVMRRTLDLMTPVLETSAPVVVLEPSCAAALRTDLPELLHDDPRAARLAARVLTFAQALERHAPDWTPPAVNLPAAGQTHCHQHAVLGDAADRRLREAAGLTGELSGGCCGLAGNFGFEDGHYEVSVACAEDQLLPAVREAPGGAVVLADGFSCRTQLEQLGGVRGRHLAEVLAEALDAGEGRQ; this is encoded by the coding sequence ATGACCGATCTGGAGGCAGCACTGCGCAGGGCCGTCGGCGGCGAGGTCGGATTCGACGTCACGTCCCGGGCGCTGACCACCATGGACGCGTCCAACTACCGCCGGGTGCCGCTCGGCGTGGTGGCGCCCAGGGACGCCGACGACGTGGCGGCCGTACTGGAGGTGTGCCGGGCGCACGGGACGCCGGTCGTCGCCAGAGGCGGCGGCACGTCGATCGCCGGCCAGGCGACCGGCACCGGCGTGGTCCTGGACTTCACCCGGCACATGAACCGCCTGGTCACCCTGGACCCGGAGGCCCGCACGGCCGTCGTCCAGCCCGGCCTCGTCCTCGACCGCCTCCAGGAGGCCGCCGCCCCGCACGGCCTGCGCTTCGGCCCCGACCCGTCCACCCACAGCCGCTGCACCCTCGGCGGCATGATCGGCAACAACTCGTGCGGCTCCCACTCGGTGGCGTGGGGCACGACGGCGGACAGCGTGCGCGAGCTGTCGGTGCTCACGGCGCGGGGCAGGCCGGCGCGGCTCGGACCCGGCTGGGCGGGGGCGCCTCAGGGCCTGCGCGAGCTGGTCGACGGCGACCTGGCGCGCCTGCGCACCGGCTTCCCGGACCTTCCCCGCCGCATCTCCGGCTACGCGCTGGACGCGCTGCTGCCGGAGAACGGCGCGGACGTGGCCCGCTCCTTCTGCGGCTCGGAGGGCACGCTGGGCGTGCTGACCGAGGCGGTCGTACGGCTGGTCGAGGCCCCGCGGGCACGTGCGCTGGCGGTCCTCGGGTACGCCGACGAGGCCGGGGCGGCGGAGGCGGCCGCCGGGCTGCTGCCCCTCGGGCCCCTGACCGTGGAGGGCATGGCGGTGGACCTGGTCCCGTCCACGGAAGGACTGCCGAGGGGCGGGGCGTGGCTGTTCGTGGAGACGGGCGGGGACTCCGAGGCACAGGCGCGGGCGGCCGCCGAGGCGGTCGTCAGGGCGGCGGGCGACGCCGTGGACGCCCTGGTGGTGACCGACCCGGCCGGGCAGCGGGCGCTGTGGCGCGTCCGGGAGGACGCGAGCGGTACGGCGACGCGGATGCCGGACGGCGCGGAGGCGTGGCCCGGCTGGGAGGACTGCGCGGTGCCCCCGGCCCGGCTGGGCGGCTATCTGCGGGACTTCAGGGCGCTGCTGACCGCCCACGGCCTGCGCGGCACGCCGTACGGCCACTTCGGCGACGGCTGCATCCACGTACGCATCGACTTCGACCTGCTGACGGACGCCGGGGTCGCCCGCTTCCGCCGCTTCTCCGAGGAGCTGGCGGACGTGGTCGTGGCGCACGGCGGCTCGCTCTCCGGGGAGCACGGGGACGGACAGGCACGGGCGGAGCTGCTGCCGAGGATGTACGGCGAGGAGACGGTCGCCCTCTTCGAACGCGCGAAGGGCGTGTGGGACCCGGACGACCTCCTCAACCCGGGGATGCTGGTCCGCCCGGCCCCGCTCGACACGAACCTCCGCTTCTCCGTCCTGCCGCGCGAGCCGGTGGACGTGGAGTTCGGCTACCCGTCCGACGGCGGCGACTTCTCGGCGGCGGTGCGCCGCTGCGTCGGCGTCGCGAAGTGCCGTACGACGTCGGTGACCGGCTCGGCGGTGATGTGCCCCTCCTTCCGGGCGACGGGGGACGAGCGGCACTCCACGCGCGGGCGCGCCCGCCTGCTGCACGAGATGCTCGCCGGTGAGGTGGTGACGGACGGCTGGCGTTCACAGGAGGTCCGGGACGCCCTGGACCTGTGCCTGTCCTGCAAGGGCTGCCGCTCGGACTGCCCGGTCGAGGTCGACATGGCCACGTACAAGGCGGAGTTCCTGCACCACCACTACGCGGGGCGCCGCCGCCCGGCCGCCCACTACGCGATGGGGTGGCTGCCGGTGTGGCTGCGCTGGGCGGCGCGGGCGCGGGTGACTCCGGTCGTCAACGCGCTCGCTTCCGTGCGGCCGTTGGCGGCGGCGGGGAAACGGCTGGGCGGGATCGCCAGGGAGCGGGACGTCCCCCGGCTGGCGGGGGAGACGTTCAGCCGGTGGTGGCGGAGGCGCGGGGGGCCGGTCGCCGAGGGAGAGCTGGTGGTCCTGTGGCCCGACACCTTCACCGAGCACCTGTCCCCCTCCGTGGGCCGGGCGGCCGTACGGGTGCTGGAGGCGGCGGGGCTGCGGGTGGCGCTGCCACCGACGCTGAGCGGGCGTGCCGTGGTCGGCGACGGCACGTCGAGGTCGGCGGTCTCGCTGCTGACCGCCCGCCGGGGCCGGGTCTGCTGCGGCCTGACGTATGTGTCGACGGGCCAGCTGGACCGCGCCCGCGCGGTGATGCGCCGCACGCTGGACCTGATGACGCCGGTGCTGGAGACGTCCGCGCCGGTCGTCGTCCTGGAGCCGAGCTGCGCCGCCGCCCTGCGCACGGACCTGCCCGAACTGCTGCACGACGATCCGCGAGCCGCCCGCCTCGCCGCCCGGGTCCTGACCTTCGCACAAGCCCTGGAACGCCACGCCCCCGACTGGACCCCGCCCGCCGTGAACCTCCCGGCGGCCGGCCAGACCCACTGCCATCAGCACGCGGTCCTGGGCGACGCGGCCGACCGCCGGCTGCGCGAGGCGGCGGGGCTGACCGGTGAGCTGAGCGGCGGCTGCTGCGGTCTCGCGGGCAACTTCGGTTTCGAGGACGGCCACTACGAGGTGTCGGTGGCTTGTGCGGAGGACCAGCTGCTCCCTGCGGTGCGCGAGGCGCCGGGCGGGGCGGTGGTCCTGGCGGACGGTTTCTCGTGCCGGACGCAGCTGGAGCAGTTGGGCGGGGTGCGGGGGCGGCACTTGGCGGAGGTGCTGGCGGAGGCGTTGGACGCGGGGGAGGGGCGGCAGTAG
- the serC gene encoding phosphoserine transaminase, translating to MAEIQIPADIKPADGRFGAGPSKVRVEALDALAATGTSLLGTSHRQAPVKDLVGKVREGISELFRLPDGYEVVLGNGGSTAFWDVATHGLIENKSQHLTFGEFSSKFAKAAKLAPWLAEPTVVSADPGTHPEARAEAGVDVYAFTHNETSTGVAMPIKRVAGADEGSLVLVDATSGAGGLPVDIAETDVYYFAPQKSFASDGGLWIGVFSPAAIERAERVHASGRHVPEFFSLPTAIDNSRKNQTYNTPALATLFLLNEQLEWMNGQGGLDFTTARTKDSSTRLYSWAEEAKYATPFVSDPAKRSQVIGTIDFSDDIDAAAVAKVLRANGVVDTEPYRKLGRNQLRVAMFPAIDPADVEALTKCVDYVIENL from the coding sequence GTGGCTGAGATCCAGATTCCTGCTGACATCAAGCCCGCGGACGGTCGATTCGGCGCGGGTCCCTCCAAGGTGCGGGTGGAGGCGCTGGACGCCCTGGCCGCCACCGGTACGTCCTTGCTCGGCACCTCCCACCGCCAGGCCCCCGTCAAGGACCTGGTCGGCAAGGTCCGTGAGGGCATCTCCGAGCTGTTCCGGCTGCCCGACGGCTACGAGGTGGTCCTCGGCAACGGCGGCTCCACCGCGTTCTGGGACGTCGCGACCCACGGTCTGATCGAGAACAAGTCGCAGCACCTCACGTTCGGCGAGTTCTCCTCCAAGTTCGCCAAGGCCGCCAAGCTGGCGCCCTGGCTGGCCGAGCCGACCGTCGTCTCCGCCGACCCGGGTACCCACCCCGAGGCGCGGGCCGAGGCCGGCGTGGACGTGTACGCGTTCACCCACAACGAGACCTCGACCGGTGTCGCCATGCCGATCAAGCGGGTCGCCGGCGCGGACGAGGGCTCCCTCGTGCTGGTCGACGCGACGTCCGGCGCCGGCGGTCTGCCGGTGGACATCGCCGAGACCGACGTCTACTACTTCGCCCCGCAGAAGTCCTTCGCCTCCGACGGCGGCCTGTGGATCGGCGTCTTCTCCCCGGCCGCGATCGAGCGCGCCGAGCGCGTCCACGCGTCCGGCCGCCACGTCCCGGAGTTCTTCTCCCTGCCGACCGCGATCGACAACTCCCGCAAGAACCAGACGTACAACACCCCGGCCCTCGCCACGCTCTTCCTCCTGAACGAGCAGCTGGAGTGGATGAACGGCCAGGGCGGCCTGGACTTCACCACCGCCCGCACCAAGGACTCCTCGACCCGCCTGTACTCCTGGGCGGAGGAGGCCAAGTACGCCACCCCGTTCGTCTCCGACCCGGCCAAGCGGTCCCAGGTCATCGGGACCATCGATTTCTCCGACGACATCGACGCCGCCGCCGTCGCCAAGGTGCTGCGCGCCAACGGCGTCGTCGACACCGAGCCGTACCGCAAGCTCGGCCGCAACCAGCTGCGCGTCGCGATGTTCCCGGCGATCGACCCGGCGGACGTCGAGGCACTGACGAAGTGCGTCGACTACGTCATCGAGAACCTGTAG
- a CDS encoding ABC transporter permease, producing MSALDPTTAPAAERGRLYWLLADCGNIVRRGLTHYQRQPVNIAWQLGFPILSVLLYGYVFGSAMTVPGGGDYKDFLMPGMFVMTMAFGFINTATVVVYDSTKGVIDRFRSMPMASSAVVAGRGVTDLVVACAELAIMMLTAMAMGWRPDGGWGFLAAFGLLLWLRFALIWIGVWLGLLVPNPEAAGGLFAVAFPLTMISSIFVAPQLMPDWLGWVAAWNPISSTAAAARDLFGTPVGGGDSWVEQHALLMAGVWPVILTAVFLPLAVRRFQRLSR from the coding sequence ATGAGCGCCCTCGACCCGACGACGGCCCCGGCCGCCGAGCGCGGCCGCCTCTACTGGCTGCTGGCCGACTGCGGCAACATCGTCCGCCGCGGCCTGACCCACTACCAGCGCCAGCCCGTCAACATCGCCTGGCAGCTGGGCTTCCCGATCCTCTCCGTCCTCCTCTACGGCTATGTCTTCGGCAGCGCGATGACGGTGCCGGGCGGCGGGGACTACAAGGACTTCCTGATGCCCGGCATGTTCGTGATGACCATGGCCTTCGGCTTCATCAACACCGCGACGGTCGTCGTCTACGACTCCACCAAGGGCGTCATCGACCGGTTCCGCTCCATGCCGATGGCGTCGTCGGCGGTGGTGGCCGGACGGGGGGTCACGGATCTGGTCGTCGCCTGCGCCGAGCTGGCCATCATGATGCTGACGGCGATGGCCATGGGCTGGCGGCCGGACGGCGGCTGGGGATTCCTGGCGGCCTTCGGGCTGCTGCTGTGGCTGCGGTTCGCACTCATCTGGATCGGCGTGTGGCTGGGCCTCCTGGTCCCCAACCCGGAGGCGGCGGGCGGGCTGTTCGCCGTGGCCTTCCCCCTCACGATGATCTCCAGCATCTTCGTCGCCCCGCAGCTCATGCCGGACTGGCTGGGCTGGGTGGCCGCCTGGAACCCGATCTCCTCCACGGCCGCGGCCGCCCGCGACCTGTTCGGCACCCCGGTCGGCGGCGGCGACTCCTGGGTCGAGCAGCACGCGCTGCTGATGGCGGGGGTGTGGCCGGTGATCCTGACGGCGGTCTTCCTGCCGCTGGCGGTGCGGAGGTTCCAGCGGCTGAGCCGGTAG
- a CDS encoding ATP-binding cassette domain-containing protein yields the protein MSDGHAVRAEGLEKRYGDKRALDGFDLAVREGTVHGLLGPNGAGKTTAVRILSTLIRLDGGRAEVAGLDVARQAREVRARIGLTGQYAAVDEVLTGRQNLEMFGRLFHLGGRRARARAVELLEQFDLTDAADRGVGKYSGGMRRRLDLAASMILAPSVLFLDEPTTGLDPRSRGEVWDSVRALVASGTTVLLTTQYLEEADKLASRITVIDRGRAIADDTPDGLKNLVGGDRIEVVVADRAAIPGVVKTVARVCEGEPEVEEEALRVHAPVTDRVSALTEVARTLQDEHVAVEDIGLRRPSLDDVFLRLTGHRTGAEPARHAEKEAVAA from the coding sequence ATGAGCGACGGACACGCGGTACGGGCCGAGGGGCTGGAGAAGAGGTACGGCGACAAACGGGCCCTCGACGGCTTCGACCTGGCCGTCCGCGAGGGCACCGTGCACGGGCTGCTGGGGCCGAACGGCGCCGGCAAGACCACCGCCGTGCGCATCCTGTCCACGCTGATCCGGCTGGACGGCGGGCGCGCCGAGGTCGCCGGCCTAGACGTCGCCCGGCAGGCCCGTGAGGTACGGGCGCGGATCGGCCTCACCGGGCAGTACGCGGCCGTGGACGAGGTGCTCACCGGCCGGCAGAACCTGGAGATGTTCGGGCGGCTGTTCCACCTGGGCGGCCGGCGCGCCCGCGCCCGCGCCGTCGAGCTGCTGGAGCAGTTCGACCTGACCGACGCCGCCGACCGGGGCGTCGGCAAGTACAGCGGCGGCATGCGGCGCCGTCTCGACCTCGCCGCCTCGATGATCCTCGCCCCGTCCGTGCTGTTCCTGGACGAGCCGACCACGGGCCTGGACCCGCGCAGCCGCGGCGAGGTCTGGGACTCGGTCCGCGCCCTGGTGGCGAGCGGCACGACGGTGCTGCTGACCACGCAGTACCTGGAGGAGGCCGACAAGCTGGCCTCCCGCATCACCGTCATCGACCGGGGGCGGGCCATCGCCGACGACACCCCGGACGGGCTGAAGAACCTGGTCGGCGGCGACCGGATCGAGGTCGTGGTCGCCGACCGTGCCGCGATCCCGGGGGTGGTGAAGACGGTCGCCCGGGTCTGCGAGGGCGAACCGGAGGTGGAGGAGGAGGCGCTGCGCGTGCACGCCCCGGTCACCGACCGGGTGTCGGCCCTGACCGAAGTGGCCCGCACCCTCCAGGACGAGCACGTCGCCGTGGAGGACATCGGCCTGCGCCGGCCGAGCCTCGACGACGTGTTCCTGCGCCTGACCGGCCACCGTACGGGCGCGGAGCCCGCGCGGCACGCGGAGAAGGAGGCGGTGGCGGCATGA
- a CDS encoding TetR/AcrR family transcriptional regulator, translating into MASGTETSGSGDVGRTLELLWDTGRRPSRGPKPGLTLERIVEAAVEVADRDGLGAVSMRRIATELGTGTMSLYRYVPGKAELIDLMLDRVQRPSEDPGDLGDGGWRAALEALGHATLALYRRHTWLLEVNQSRPILGPAALDGMEKVLARIKPMGLTDPELVSAIVLIDGYVVGAARTQVYQEEAERTSGLTDAQFWQAQEPVLVQAMTSGRYPVLASLSEDAFGTGFDHFDFGLQRILDGLEVLVAARRAADGAAADRSAAAEHPS; encoded by the coding sequence ATGGCAAGCGGTACGGAGACCAGTGGCAGCGGTGACGTCGGCCGCACCCTGGAACTGTTGTGGGACACCGGCCGACGGCCCAGCCGTGGGCCCAAGCCGGGGCTGACGCTGGAGCGGATCGTGGAGGCGGCCGTGGAGGTCGCCGACCGGGACGGGCTCGGCGCGGTCTCGATGCGCCGCATCGCCACCGAGCTGGGCACCGGCACCATGTCCCTGTACCGCTACGTCCCCGGCAAGGCCGAGCTCATCGACCTGATGCTGGACCGCGTGCAGCGCCCGTCCGAGGACCCCGGCGACCTGGGCGACGGCGGCTGGCGCGCGGCTCTGGAGGCGCTCGGTCACGCCACCCTCGCCCTCTACCGCCGCCACACCTGGCTGCTGGAGGTCAACCAGTCCCGGCCGATCCTGGGCCCGGCCGCGCTCGACGGCATGGAGAAGGTGCTCGCCCGAATCAAGCCGATGGGCCTGACCGATCCCGAGCTGGTCTCGGCGATCGTCCTGATCGACGGATACGTCGTCGGCGCCGCCCGCACGCAGGTGTACCAGGAGGAGGCGGAACGCACCTCGGGGCTCACCGACGCGCAGTTCTGGCAGGCCCAGGAACCGGTGCTGGTGCAGGCCATGACCAGCGGCCGCTACCCCGTGCTGGCCTCCCTCTCCGAGGACGCCTTCGGCACCGGGTTCGACCACTTCGACTTCGGGCTGCAGCGCATCCTGGACGGGCTGGAGGTGCTGGTGGCCGCGCGGCGCGCGGCGGACGGGGCAGCCGCGGACCGGTCAGCGGCGGCGGAACACCCGTCGTAG
- a CDS encoding WD40 repeat domain-containing protein, which translates to MRRSLALLASALLVGAFAVPASAADGDDGSNGFTIRDPRITESSGLAASRLHPGIYWTHNDQDNGPYLYAVDGSTGETVARVALSGVGTPRDVEAISIGPGNKIFVGDIGDNLGGTWPYVWIYELPEPTELKDQTVQATQYVVKYADGARDAESMAVHPKTGRVYIIDKNENGGHLYEGPEKLSASGTNVFRRAAPVELWATDAAFSPDGKTLAVRGYLGGVWYAWNGGKIQRKGRISVPLGQGESVTYTPDGEKLLLGMEGTNSPVKAEDAPGGGSGGSGGGGSDASGGGDDGAGGPGGDTLKVGAVGLLVACAVLFGLRRVFRRR; encoded by the coding sequence ATGCGCCGATCTCTCGCCCTCCTCGCCTCGGCCCTCCTCGTGGGCGCGTTCGCCGTGCCCGCCTCCGCCGCCGACGGGGACGACGGGAGCAACGGCTTCACGATCAGGGACCCGCGCATCACCGAGTCCAGCGGCCTCGCCGCCTCCCGCCTCCACCCCGGGATCTACTGGACGCACAACGACCAGGACAACGGCCCCTACCTCTACGCCGTGGACGGCTCCACCGGCGAGACCGTCGCGCGCGTCGCCCTCTCCGGCGTGGGCACGCCCAGGGACGTCGAGGCGATCTCCATCGGCCCCGGCAACAAGATCTTCGTCGGCGACATCGGCGACAACCTCGGCGGCACCTGGCCGTACGTGTGGATCTACGAGCTGCCCGAGCCGACGGAGCTGAAGGACCAGACGGTCCAGGCGACCCAGTACGTCGTGAAGTACGCGGACGGCGCGCGCGACGCCGAGTCGATGGCCGTCCACCCGAAGACCGGGCGGGTCTACATCATCGACAAGAACGAGAACGGCGGGCACCTGTACGAGGGCCCCGAGAAGCTCTCCGCCTCCGGCACCAACGTCTTCCGGCGCGCCGCCCCGGTCGAGCTCTGGGCCACCGACGCCGCCTTCTCCCCGGACGGCAAGACGCTCGCCGTGCGCGGCTACCTCGGGGGCGTCTGGTACGCCTGGAACGGCGGGAAGATCCAGCGCAAGGGGCGGATCAGCGTGCCGCTGGGGCAGGGCGAGTCCGTCACCTACACCCCCGACGGGGAGAAGCTGCTGCTCGGCATGGAGGGGACGAACAGCCCGGTCAAGGCCGAGGACGCGCCGGGGGGCGGGAGCGGCGGGTCCGGCGGGGGCGGCTCCGACGCCTCGGGCGGGGGCGACGACGGCGCCGGCGGTCCGGGCGGGGACACGCTCAAGGTCGGTGCGGTCGGGCTGCTCGTGGCGTGCGCCGTCCTGTTCGGCCTACGACGGGTGTTCCGCCGCCGCTGA
- a CDS encoding SGNH/GDSL hydrolase family protein, protein MLRFMFVGDSMTIGSAGEHTWRYRLWQHLRDSYGRPFTFVGPRETLHDPSTDEPVSYAYADPDFPRAHLAGWGEGWHHMTPVIAETVRACRADVLLVSLGLIDLGFYTNAEQTAANVRAFVANARSANPRVRVAVMPVLHNIRVDADETFAGQVAHFNDLLAKTVADLDAPGSPLLLVPPPTAYDFHTDTYDGTHPNESGEHRIAGAYAEALHEEWGLGGPYTAST, encoded by the coding sequence ATGCTCAGGTTCATGTTCGTCGGTGACTCCATGACGATAGGGAGCGCAGGCGAACACACGTGGCGCTACCGTCTGTGGCAGCACCTGCGCGACTCCTACGGCCGGCCCTTCACGTTCGTGGGCCCGCGCGAGACGCTGCACGACCCGTCGACGGACGAGCCGGTCTCGTACGCCTACGCCGACCCGGACTTCCCCCGCGCGCACCTGGCGGGCTGGGGCGAGGGCTGGCACCACATGACCCCGGTCATCGCCGAGACGGTGCGCGCCTGCCGCGCGGACGTGCTCCTGGTCTCCCTCGGCCTCATCGACCTCGGCTTCTACACCAACGCCGAGCAGACCGCCGCCAACGTCCGCGCCTTCGTGGCGAACGCGCGGTCGGCGAACCCGCGTGTCCGCGTGGCCGTGATGCCGGTGCTGCACAACATCCGGGTGGACGCCGACGAGACCTTCGCCGGGCAGGTCGCCCACTTCAACGACCTCCTCGCGAAGACGGTCGCCGACCTCGACGCCCCCGGCTCCCCGCTGCTGCTGGTCCCGCCGCCGACGGCGTACGACTTCCACACGGACACCTACGACGGCACGCATCCCAACGAGAGCGGCGAACACCGGATCGCGGGCGCGTACGCGGAGGCGCTGCACGAGGAGTGGGGGCTGGGCGGGCCGTACACCGCCTCGACGTAG
- a CDS encoding Uma2 family endonuclease: MTVVDDRIAMADISTERLDEWFERLERMPVPEGFRAEIVGGTVYMTPQRGTHWDIIFEIACDIRFHFGRRAKVLSDVRIDFPGHENGFCPDVAKMRDGAKEDDTGHWRYEDVEFVAEVISKGTAANDYGPKKLAYATAEVPLYLIADPYQGRCHIFTHPKDGDYTTETRVAFGQELDLTDTVLGLTLRTDTFPRD; the protein is encoded by the coding sequence ATGACCGTCGTAGACGACAGGATCGCCATGGCCGACATCAGTACGGAGCGCTTGGACGAGTGGTTCGAGCGGCTTGAACGGATGCCTGTCCCCGAAGGATTCAGGGCCGAGATCGTCGGGGGCACCGTCTACATGACACCGCAGCGCGGCACCCATTGGGACATCATCTTCGAGATCGCGTGTGACATCCGGTTCCATTTCGGAAGGCGTGCCAAGGTGCTCTCGGATGTCCGCATCGACTTTCCGGGCCACGAGAACGGCTTCTGCCCGGATGTGGCCAAGATGCGCGACGGCGCGAAGGAGGACGACACGGGCCACTGGCGCTACGAGGACGTCGAGTTCGTGGCCGAGGTCATCTCCAAAGGCACCGCGGCCAACGACTACGGCCCCAAGAAGCTCGCCTACGCCACCGCAGAGGTCCCCCTCTACCTCATCGCCGACCCGTACCAGGGCCGCTGCCACATCTTCACGCACCCCAAGGACGGCGACTACACCACCGAGACCCGCGTCGCCTTCGGACAGGAACTGGACCTCACCGACACCGTCCTCGGCCTCACCCTTCGGACCGACACCTTCCCCCGCGACTGA
- a CDS encoding aldo/keto reductase, whose product MEYTQLGRTGLKVSRLVLGTMNFGPQTDEADSHAIMDAALDAGVNFFDTANVYGWGENKGRTEEIIGNWFAKGGDRRDKTVIATKVYGNMGADGEAWPNHDKLSAVNIRRAVDASLKRLRTDRIDLYQFHHIDRATGFDEIWQAVDTLVQQGKVLYAGSSNFPGYKIAQANETAARRGGTIGLVSEQCLYNLAERRAEMEVIPAAQDYGLGVIPWSPLHGGLLGGVIKKEVQGGRRASGRAADALADPAKRAQIQAYEDLLDKHGVAPGEAALAWLLTRPGVTGPIVGPRTAEQLTSALRAVELELSQELLAGLDEIFPGPGPSPEAFAW is encoded by the coding sequence ATGGAGTACACGCAGCTGGGACGCACAGGACTCAAGGTCAGCCGGCTCGTCCTCGGGACGATGAACTTCGGTCCGCAGACCGACGAGGCCGACAGCCACGCCATCATGGACGCGGCGCTGGACGCCGGCGTCAACTTCTTCGACACCGCCAACGTGTACGGCTGGGGCGAGAACAAGGGCCGCACCGAGGAGATCATCGGCAACTGGTTCGCCAAGGGCGGCGACCGGCGCGACAAGACCGTGATCGCCACCAAGGTCTACGGCAACATGGGCGCCGACGGCGAGGCGTGGCCGAACCACGACAAGCTGTCCGCCGTGAACATCCGGCGGGCGGTCGACGCCAGTCTGAAACGGCTCCGGACCGACCGCATCGACCTCTACCAGTTCCACCACATCGACCGCGCCACCGGCTTCGACGAGATCTGGCAGGCCGTCGACACGCTGGTGCAGCAGGGCAAGGTGCTGTACGCCGGGTCGTCGAACTTCCCGGGCTACAAGATCGCCCAGGCCAACGAGACCGCCGCCCGGCGCGGCGGCACCATCGGGCTGGTCAGCGAGCAGTGCCTGTACAACCTGGCCGAACGCCGCGCCGAGATGGAGGTGATCCCGGCCGCTCAGGACTACGGCCTGGGCGTCATCCCGTGGTCGCCGCTGCACGGCGGGCTGCTCGGCGGCGTGATCAAGAAGGAGGTCCAGGGCGGGCGCCGCGCCTCCGGACGGGCGGCCGACGCCCTGGCCGACCCGGCCAAGCGGGCCCAGATCCAGGCGTACGAGGACCTGCTCGACAAGCACGGCGTCGCACCCGGCGAGGCCGCGCTGGCCTGGCTGCTGACCCGGCCCGGCGTGACCGGCCCGATCGTCGGCCCTCGCACGGCCGAGCAGCTCACGTCGGCGCTGCGGGCCGTGGAGCTGGAGCTGTCCCAGGAGCTGCTGGCCGGGCTGGACGAGATCTTCCCGGGGCCGGGACCCTCGCCGGAGGCGTTCGCCTGGTAG
- the thpR gene encoding RNA 2',3'-cyclic phosphodiesterase: MRLFAAVLPPEDVTAALAAEVAALKRLPGAEELRWTGRPGWHFTLAFYGEVDDDLVPDLSARLERAAHRTAPFRLALRGGGQFGHGRALWAGAEGDLATLRLLADRAESAGRRAGVEMGEHRRYKPHLTVARRREAYDARPYVDALDGFTSPAWTVTGLALVRSNLPRSGVPGEQPRYETVARSPLGASG; encoded by the coding sequence ATGAGACTGTTCGCCGCCGTACTGCCCCCCGAGGACGTCACCGCCGCCCTCGCCGCCGAGGTGGCGGCGCTGAAGCGGCTGCCCGGCGCGGAGGAGCTGCGCTGGACCGGCCGCCCGGGGTGGCACTTCACGCTCGCCTTCTACGGCGAGGTGGACGACGACCTCGTACCGGACCTGTCGGCCCGCCTGGAGCGGGCGGCCCACCGCACCGCGCCCTTCCGGCTGGCGCTGCGCGGCGGCGGTCAGTTCGGGCACGGGCGGGCCCTGTGGGCGGGGGCGGAGGGCGACCTGGCGACGCTGCGGCTGCTGGCCGACCGGGCGGAGTCGGCGGGGCGCAGGGCGGGCGTCGAGATGGGCGAGCACCGGCGCTACAAGCCGCACCTGACGGTGGCCCGCAGGAGGGAGGCGTACGACGCGCGGCCGTACGTCGACGCGCTGGACGGCTTCACGAGTCCCGCGTGGACGGTGACCGGCCTCGCCCTGGTGCGCAGCAACCTGCCGAGGTCCGGGGTGCCGGGCGAGCAGCCCCGTTACGAGACGGTCGCCCGCAGCCCGCTCGGCGCGTCCGGTTAG